A segment of the Corynebacterium liangguodongii genome:
CGGCCGGAGGCGGGCGCGGTGGGGCCGAGGATCGAGGAGGAGGACGGACGGGCCTACCCGAGCGCGCGCGAGGTCCCCGGGCTCTTTACGGGCATCGGGCACGCTCTGCTCTCCGGTCTCTGGCCGTCCAACCCGTTTAGCGCCGCCTACCGCGCGGAGCGCGACATGGACACCGAGCGCGTCGCCGGGTGGCTCTCCGGGTCGTGCCTGATGGTGCGGTGGGACGCCTTCGACGCGGTCGGGGGGTTCGACGAGCGCTACTTCATGTACCTCGAAGACGTCGACTTCGGCGATCGGCTCACCCGCGCCGGGTGGCGCAACGTGTACTGCCCCTCGGCGGTTATCCACCATGATCAAGGTCACGTCGCGGGGCGACACGCGCGTGTCACGGTGCCCGCCCACCACGCCTCCGCGTACCGTTTCCAGGCAGACCGTCACCCGGCCTGGTGGCAGGCGCCGCTGCGCGGGGCCCTCTGGCTCGGGCTGAGGGCACGCGCCGCACTCGAGCTAGCGAAAGGTACCTAAGTTATATGTCTGATCCAGCGCATACCGACGCCGTCATCCTCGTCGGCGGGCGAGGGACGCGTCTGCGCCCGCTGACGGTGTCGACCCCGAAGCCGATGCTGCCGACCGCTGGGGTGCCGTTCCTCGGACACCTGCTCGCGCGGATCCGCGAGGCCGGCATGCGCCACGTGGTGCTGGGCACGTCGTTTCGCGCCGAGGTCTTCGAGTCCTACTTCGGCGACGGCTCGGAGTGGGGCCTCGAGATTGAATACGTCGTGGAGGAAGAGGCGCTTGGCACCGGCGGGGCGATCCGCAACGTCGCGCCGAAGCTGCGCTTTGATACCGCGATGGTGTTCAACGGCGACGTGCTCTCCGGGGCGAACCTGAGCGATATCCTGCACACCCACGCCGAGAAGGACGCGGATGTGACCCTGCACCTCGTGCGGGTGCCCGATCCGCGGGCGTTCGGCTGCGTGCCCACGGACGGCGACGGCAACGTCTTGGAATTTTTGGAAAAGACCCCTGATCCGCCGACGGATCAGATCAACGCGGGCTGCTACGTGTTCAAGCGCTCGGTGATCGACCAGATCCCGGCCGGACGCGTCGTCTCGGTCGAGCGCGAGACCTTCCCGGGGTTGCTCTCGGCGGGCGCGCGGATCGTCGGGCACGTGGACACGACGTATTGGCGCGATATGGGCAGGCCCGACGACTTCGTGCAGGGCTCGTCCGACCTCGTGCGCGGCATCGCCTATTCGCCGTTGCTCGTGGGAAAGACGGGCGAGGCGCTTGTCGACGACTCCGCCGGCGTCGCCGGTGGGGTCATCCTCATGGGCGGTACCACGGTGGGCCGGGGCTGCGACATCGGCGCCGGTTGCCGCGTGGATGACAGTGTGATCTTCGATGGGGTGACCATCGAGCCGGGGGCTGTGGTGCGCGGCTCGATTATCGCGGCGGGGGTGCGCATCGGGGCGAACGCCCGGATCTTCGGCTGCGTGATCGGCGAGGGCGCCCAGATCGGGGCGCGCTGCGAGCTCCAGGGCGGGATGCGCGTGTGGCCGGGCGTGGACATCCCGGATTCGGGGATCAGGTTTTCGCCGGATGCGTAGCGACACGCCGGGGGCGCGACCGAATAGGTGTGCTGCGGGTGGTCTACCACTAGATGTAGTACCCCCTCTCGCTACCCCCTCTGGGCGGGCCCTGTTGCCCATGTGACTCCTGTGGCGAATGACGGCGGTTCTTCGGGCGCGAGCGCGAAAAGACGGCCCGAGAGGTTGCGGCTATTTAGTTTCTCGGTGTTCAATCGCTAGTAGAAACCACACGGAAATGGCACCGGCGTAATTACACCGGATCGCATCGGCAATGGCGGCGGTGCCGGATCACAGACCACAACGCAGGAAGGGGACGGCGTGGACAACACGGCTGACAACGCCATTCTCCGCGGCGCAGCTGCGGGCGGGATGACTCTCGATGAACTCTTCGGCACCGTCGAGCAGGAATGGCAGGATCAAGCCCTGTGCGCCCAGACCGACCCCGAGGCGTTTTTCCCGGAAAAGGGCGGCTCGACGCGCGAGGCGAAGCGCATCTGCCAGGCTTGCGCGGTGCGCGACGAGTGCCTCGAGTACGCGCTCGAGCACGACGAGCGCTTCGGCATCTGGGGCGGCCTGTCCGACCGCGAGCGCCGCAGGCTGAAAAAGCAGATCGGCTAGAGCCCGAAGTCCGGGTCTATATCGCGCGGGTCCAGGTTGAGGTGGTAGGCCACCAACGCGGTGAGCACCCACGTGAGCAGCTCGGAGCGCTCGGTCGCTGTCTTCGCGCGGTGCTCGATCGGCGCACGAAATACGACGATCCGGGCGCGCGTAGGGCTGCCGTAGCGGTCCACCCCGGCGGCGAGCACCCGCCCGAGCGGGACCGGGCCGTCGGCAACGATGTCATCGGGAATGATCGAATCCGGCCGCAGGCGCATCCGTGGGATCGTATCCACGGCGAGGTCGACCCCGGAGAGCTGGTCGGGGTAGGAGTTGTGCAAAGGGGCGTAGCTCTCCAAAACGAGCTGGTCAAAGGCCATCGAGCGCGAGCGGTAGCGCGGCACGCCGATGGGCAGCAGCGGCCCGCGCGGCCCCCGGGCGCGGCGGTCGCGGGCGGGTCGGATGTGCAGCGGGTCGGCCTTGCTCATGGCGTCCTATGATAGGCGGCGGGCGCGGCGCTTCAGCGGGAGCGCGCCGCGTGTCATCCGCCTAATCTCAAGGAGAAGTTTAGACTTGGGCCCCGTGAACACCTTCCGTCGTTGCTGCCGACCGGGCTGCGGCCGACCCGCCGTGGCCACGCTCATCTACGCCTACGCGGACTCCACCGCCGTCGTAGGGCCGCTCGCGCCCGTCGCCGAGCCCCACTCCTGGGACCTGTGCGAGCACCACGCGGCGAACATCTCGGCGCCCGTCGGCTGGGACATGGTGCGCGTCGAGCACGTCGACATCGACGACGAGGAGCTCGAGCAGCTTGACGACGACGACTTGACCGCCCTGGCCGAGGCCGTGCGCGAAGCGGGAAGGGTCACCACCGGGCTCGTCGACGCCGGCGAAGACCCCATTGAGTACGCGGCGAACCACGACTTCGGCGACCCCAGCACCTCCAATCACCCGGTCCACCGCACCAAACGCATTGAGGGGCAGGTCGCCGCCGCCAAGGCCGCGCGCCGCTCCCACCTCCGGGTCGTGCCCGACCCGGAGCCCGAGGCACAAAGGGAGCGCGGCGAGGAGGGCTAGGATTGTCGCCATGGCAATTCAGCACACCACAAGCTCCCTGCGCAGCGTCATCAAGGCCTACGACATCCGTGGCGTCGTCGGCACGGACATCGACGAGGAATTCATCTCCGTCGTCGGCGCGGCCTACGCCCACATCCTGCGCGAGGAGGGCGAGCGCCGCATCGCGGTGGGCTACGACATGCGCCCCTCCTCGCCGCAGCTCGCCGCCGCCTTCTGCCGCGGCGCGACCTCGCAGGGGCTCGACGTCATCGAGCTCGGCCTGACCTCCACCGACGAGCTCTACTACGCCTCCGGCTCGCTGTCCTGCGCTGGGGCGATGTTTACCGCCTCGCACAACCCCGCGCAGTACAACGGCATCAAGCTATGCCGCGCGGGGGCGAAGCCGGTGAGCACCGAGACCGGCCTGGCCGAGATCGCGCGGATGGTCATCGACGGCGTGCCGGGCTGGGACGGGGAGGTAGGGGGCGTCGATAAGCGAGACGTGCTCGAAGACTACGCGGCGTTCTTGCGCGAGCTCGCGCCGCTGCCGCAGCGCCGCCTCGTCGTCGCGGTCGACGCGGCCAACGGCATGGCCGGGCTGACGGTACCCACCGTGCTCGACGGCCTCGACGTGCGCCCGCTCTACTTCGAGCTCGACGGCACCTTCCCCAACCACGAGGCCAACCCGCTCGACCCGGAAAACCTTGAGGACCTGCAGAAGTTCGTCGTCGAACAGGGAGCCGATATCGGGCTCGCCTTCGACGGCGACGCCGACCGCTGCTTCGTCGTCGACGAAAAGGGCAACCCCATCTCGCCCTCCGCCGTCACCGCGCTCGTGGCCACCCGCACGCTCGCCAGCCACCCCGGCGCCACGATCATCCACAACGCGATCACCTCGCGCGCCGTGCCCGAGATCATTGAGGAAAACGGGGGCACGGCGGTGCGCACCCGCGTCGGGCACTCCTACATCAAGGCGCACATGGCCCAGACCGGGGCGCTCTTCGGCGGGGAGCACTCCGCGCACTACTACTTCGCCGAGTTCTACAACGCAGACTCTGGCCTCCTCGCCGCCCTCCACGTGCTCGCCGCGCTCGCCGAGCAGGACCAGCCGCTGAGCCAGATGATGGGGAGCTACGACCGCTACTGTGCCTCCGGCGAGATCAACTCGCATGTGAGCGACCAAGAAGCGGCCACCAAGCGCGTCGTCGCTGCGTTTGAGGACCGCGCCGTTGACATCGATCGCCTCGACGGGGTGACCATCACCCTCGGCGAGAACCCGCCAGTGTGGTTCAATGTCCGCGCCTCGAACACGGAGCCCCTCCTGCGCCTCAACGCCGAGGCGCCCACCCAAGGCGAGGTTGCATCCCTCGTCGAGGAGGTCCTCTCCGTCATCCGCGCGTAGCCTGGCGGGCATGGACGACTTCGCCGACCCCCGGGCCGACCCCCGTGCCGCTCTGCCCAGCAGCTGCGAGCGAGCAGCCTTCTTCGACATCGCGCACGAAGGCGCCCAGCTGCGCGCGATTGCCGAGGCGGCCGACGTGTTTGCCCCGCTGCGCAGCCTCGCGCCGCGCAGCCTCGTCATCGTGCCTGCAGACCAGTCCTCCGCGGCGGCGGCGCGCGCGGCCGTCGAGCTCGCGGCCCCGGCGGCGCTTCCCGTCATGGTCACGCCCGGTCTGCCGCACTACGTCGGTGCGCTCGACGTCGTAGTCGTCGTGGGGGAGCCGTCGTCCCCAGAGGCGGCCGAGGCGGCATCCCGCGCTTTGGCGACGGCCGCGCGGCGTGGCGCGGCGAGCGTGCTGGCCGGGCCGGCAGGCGGGGCCGTTGTCAGCGAGGCCCCCTCCGACACCATCGTCATCCCCGCGCCGCCCGGGCCCGAGGGGCCCTCGGCGCTGCGCTCCTTCGGGGCGGCGTGGGCACTGGTGCGCCCCGAAGACGCACGCGGCGGCCTGCTCGGCGCCGCCGCCGACGAGGTCGATCGCGAGCTAGTCGGGCTGAGCCCCGAGCGAGACGCCACGGTCAACCCCGCCCGCGCCCTGCGCGAGTTCGCCGCCGCCGGCCCGCTCGTGCACACCGGTGTGAACAGCTGTGGTCGAGTCGTCGCCAGGGCGGTGGCCGAGATGTGGTCCGTCCGCGGGATGGCCAGCGGGTTCGTCGACCGGGATGAGCTGGGCCGCGCGCTGCGAGAGACCGGGCCGGAGGACATCTTCCACGATCCCTTCATCGATCCTCCCGCGGGCGCAGTCGGGCCCGCGGTGGTGGCGTGGAACCAGGATGACCGCAGGCACCTTCCCGCGGGCCGTGCCCGGGCCGAGGGCGTCGCAGAAGGCGAGACCGGTGCCTTCGGTGCTGCAGCGCGGTTGCTCGTGCGCGCCCTCGCGGCGACGGTGATGGAAAACGCCTAGGGGGTTCTGGGAGCCTCTAGAGGATCTGCCTGCCGATGGCGCCGCGGAGGCGCTCAAGCAGCGTCTCTGGCGGCTCGGAAGAGGTCGCGTCTTCGGGAACGGCCTGACGCAGCGCCTTGTCCGTCGGGATCGCCGCCGGGCTGGGCTCCGTGGCCGGGGTCGGCTCCGTCGCCGTGGTCGGCGTCACCGGAGAGGTGCTCTCCGTCGGGGATTGCGTGCTCGTGGTCGGCGCGGTTGTCTGCGGCACAGGCACAGACGTCGACGGGGAGGAGGGCTGCTCGTAGGTAGCCTCGCCGGGGGTGGCGGGCTCGCCCGCACCGGTGGGGCCGGTGAGCAGGGCCCCGTCGGGCGCGGAGGCCACCGATGTGGGGACGACGTTGGAGGGGCGCAGGATCTGCGTCGGGCGCGAAGCCCTGGTGGAGGGGTTGACCACGGCGTTGGGCGGGAGGAGGGGGTCGCGCGGGGCGCCTTCGGCGCCGCCGCCCGTCCCGTCGGTGCCCCGCTGCGCCGGGGGCTCGGTCGCGCCCTCCGCGCCAGGAGCGTGATCGGCGTTCTCGTCCGAATCGGAAGCCATGGTCGAGCGCGTCGGGGCGGCGGGGGAGCTCGAGCGCTCCTCGTCCGCTGCGGGCTCCACAGCGTCGGCCTGGAACGTCGGCGCGCTGCCGGACGAGGGGGAGGAGACCTTCCACACGATCAGGCCGATGCCCAGCGCGAGAACGAGGCCAACGGCCATGAGCGCTGTGACAAGGCGCTTGGAGTCGTTCACGGGGTGCCCCTTCATCGGTGTGTCTACGGTGTGTCCTTCGCGTATCGCTACTGGTTACAAGTTGGTAACAATTAGGCGTCGTCTTTGCATTTATAGCACGTCAACCGGCGGCTGTGAAGTATGCGCGGGTCCAGGGCTTAGCGGGAGGTCCGCCGCGGTGGAATCGCGCCGCTGGATCGCGTACTAAGGGGAGGTGCGAGGCCGCGAGCGGCCACGGGCACACATCACCGAATGCAAGGGAGGGAAAGACCCATGAGCACGTGGGATAGGTTCATCTTGACGGAGGAGGCCAACGTCGATTTCCTCGACGATCTCAACGACCTCGAGCCGGAGGAGGCGGTGCAGGCGGTGCGAGACGCCGTTTTGCTCGCGGCGGGTGAGACGACGCCGACCGGCGAAGAGCTCGCCAACGGCCGCGCCGCGGCCACGATCGCCGCGATGTGGGCGGGGGCGCCGTTTAGCGCGGGCGATGTTGTGGATTCTTACCCCTTTATCCGCGAGGTTGATGCGGAGGTAGACGAGAAGCTCGCGGAGGCGGCCGCGGGGCTGCTTGAGGCGGTCGAGGGTGACGACGAGGACTTCGCCGATATCGACCAGTTTATTGAGGCCCTCTCCTAGACGCCCGCCCCCGCCCCCCGTGCTGCCCGGGGGTGTCGTGCCGGCCCGATTGCTGCGGCTAAGGTGTATAGAGTATTCTCACGCCCCCGCCGTGACCTGCAGGGATGGAAGAGGCCCGCACGAGGACAGTGGATAATAGCCCAGACGAAAGATGTGATTCGATGAGTAACGCCAGCGCCGTGAGCGACTACAAGGTCGCGGATATCACCTTGTTTGAAGCCGGCCGCAAGCAGATCGAGCTCGCGGAATACGAGATGCCGGGCCTGATGCAGCTGCGCCGCGAGTACGGCGCGGACAAGCCGCTGGCCGGGGCGCGGATCTCCGGGTCGATCCACATGACCACCCAGACCGCCGTGCTCATCGAAACCCTCGTCGAGCTCGGGGCGCAGGTGCGCTGGTCGTCGTGCAACATTTTCTCCACGGAAGATGCCGCCGCCGCGGCCGTGGTCGTGGGCAAGCACGGCACCCCGGAAAACCCGCAGGGCGTGCCTGTCTTCGCGTGGAAGGGGGAGACGCTCGAGGAGTACTGGTGGTGCGTCAACCAGATCTTCAGCTGGGGCGAGGGAATTTACCCGAACATGATCTTGGACGACGGCGGGGACGCGACCATGGCCGTGATCAAGGGCCTCGAGTTCGAAAAGGCCGGTGCCGTACCGCAGGCCCAGCCGGGCGACTCGGACGAACAGGTCGCCTTCTACGCGATGCTGGCCGAGACGCTCGAGCGCGATGCGGCCAAGTGGACGCGCACCGCCGCCGAGGTCAAGGGGGTGACGGAGGAGACCACGACGGGTGTGCACCGCCTCTACCACTTCGCGCGGGAGGGCGTGTTGCCCTTCCCCGCCATGAACGTCAACGACGCGGTGACCAAGTCGAAGTTTGACAACCGCTACGGCACCCGCCACTCCGTTATCGACGGGATCAACCGCGGCACCGACATGCTCATCGCGGGCAAGAGGGCCCTGGTGTGCGGCTACGGTGACGTGGGCAAGGGAGTCGCCGAGGCGCTCAGCGGCCAGGGCGCGATCGTCTCGGTCACCGAGATCGATCCGATCAACGCGCTGCAGGCCCTCATGGATGGCTACAGCGTTGTTACCGTCGACGAGGCGATCGCCCAGGCGGACTTCATCATCACCGCGACAGGCAACCTGGGCATCATCACCTTCGAGGACATGCTCAAGATGAAAGACCACGCTGTGCTGGGCAACATCGGGCACTTCGATAACGAGATTGATATGCACTCGCTGCTCCACCGCGACGACGTCTCGCGGACCCAGATCAAACCGCAGGTTGACCTGTTCCACCTGCCGTCGGGCAACTCGATTATCGTGCTCTCCGAGGGGCGCCTGCTCAACCTCGGCAATGCCACCGGCCACCCGTCGTTCGTCATGTCGAACTCTTTCGCGGACCAGACCATCGCTCAGATCGAGCTGTACACCAACTCCGCGAAGTACGGCAACGAGGTCTACCGACTGCCGAAGCACCTCGACGAAAAGGTCGCCCGCATCCACGTCGAGGCGCTCGGCGGCCGGCTCACCGAGCTCACGAAGGAGCAGGCGGAGTATATCGGCGTCGACGTGGCGGGCCCGTACAAGCCCGAGCACTACCGCTACTAGGGCGGGGGGCTACCTGCTCATGATCATCGCGGTCGAAGGCATCGACGGGGCCGGCAAGAACACGCTGGTCGAGGCCGTCACGGCGGCGCTGGGCGCGCAAAGCCTGGCGTTTCCGCGCTACGAGGTCTCCCTCCACGCCCAGCTCGCGCGCGACGCGCTGGCCGGCCGGATGGGCGATCTTGTCGGCTCCGCCCACGGCATGGCCACCCTCTTCGCGCTTGACAGGCACGGAGCCAAGCCGCTTCTCGACGCCTTCGTGGGCGCCCCGGATAAGCTCATCGTCCTCGACCGCTACGTCGCCTCCAACGCCGCCTACACCGCCGCGCGCACGGGATCGGATTCGGCGTTTGGGTGGGTCGAAGAGCTCGAATTCGGCCGCCTCGGGCTGCCCCGGCCCGACCTGCACGTGCTCGTCGATACGAGCCCTGCTGAGGCGAAGGAGCGGGTGCGAAAGCGCGCCGCGCACGACGCCTCGCGCGAGCCCGACCGCTACGAGCGCGACGCCGCGCTGCAGGTTGCGACGTTTGCCGCCTACGAGCGCCTTTCCGCGTCCGGCTGGGCGGGGCGGTGGCTGCGCAGCGCCCAGCCGGACGCTATCATCCAAGCAGTCGAAGACCTTCGCCTAAGGAGCCGAAATGACCCCCAGAATCCTCGTCGTTGATGACGACCCGGCGATCAACGAAATGCTCACCATCGTGCTTGAGGCGGAGGGCTTCGAGTGCAAGCCGGTCACCGATGGGGCGGAGGCGATCGGCGCCTTCGAGAGCTACGACCCGGACGTCATCCTGCTCGATTTGATGCTGCCGGGGATGAACGGGGTCGACATCTGCCGCGAGATCCGCAAGGTCTCGGCGGTGCCCATCGTCATGCTCACGGCCAAGACCGACACTGTGGACGTCGTGCTGGGGCTCGAATCGGGTGCCGACGACTACATCACCAAGCCGTTCAAGCCAAAGGAGCTCATTGCCAGAATCCGCGCGCGGCTGCGCCGCACGGACTCCGAGCCGAGCGAGGTGCTCACGATCGGGGACCTTACCATCGACGTGCCCCAGCACATGGTCACCCGCGCCGGCGAGGAGATCGCGCTGACCCCGCTCGAGTTCGACCTGCTGCTGGAGATGGCGCGCAAGCCCAACCAGGTCCACGCCCGCGAGGAGCTCTTAGAGACGGTTTGGGGCTACCGCAACGCCTCGGATACCCGCTTAGTCAACGTCCACGTGCAGCGGCTGCGCTCGAAGATCGAGCACGACCCGGAGAACCCGGAGATCATCTTGACGGTGCGTGGAGTGGGCTACAAGACGGGCAAACCGGGAGCGTAAGGCACTGAACACCAACCGAGTTCGGCGCGCCAGGGAGCGTGCCGCCGAGGCGTGGCGGACCTCGCTCCAGGTGAGGTTCGTCGGCACAGTGCTCATCGTCTCCACGGTGGTCATGATCGTGCTGGGGTTCTCACTCGCTTCCGTGGTCACGCAGCGCGTCACCATGGCGAAGGCGGACCTCGCGGCGACGGAGATCGAGCGGGCCCGGCTGATCGCCGAGGAACAAATCGACGGCTCCGGCTCCGCCGGCTCCACGCAAACCCGCCTCAACTCGGCGCGCGCTGTGCTCGGACAGCGCTCCCAGCAGGATTCAGACCTCGTCGCGGTCTACGAGCCGATCCTGCTGCTCGAAAACGCCGACGGCTCGTTGACCACATCCCCGGAGGGATACGAGATCCCGGAGCGGCTGCGCCGCTTCGTCACCGAGGGCAACGTCGCCTACCAGTTCCACGAGGCGCACAGGGCGGACGGATCGACCTACAAGGCGCTGATCGTGGGCACCCCGACCAACTCGGACATCCCGGGCCTGCAGGTCTACCTGGTGATGAGCATGGAAGGGGAGGCCTCCACCCTCGCGCTCATGCGCGGCATGCTCGTCTCCGCGATCCTCGTCGTTGTGGTCCTACTCGTGGGCATCGCCTGGCTCGCCTCCCAGCAGATCGTCGCCCCGGTGCGCTCGGCTTCGCGCACCGCGGAGCGGTTTGCGGCCGGCCACTTGCGCGAGCGCATGCCAGTCGACGGCGAGGACGAAATGGCGGTGCTTGCGCTGTCGTTTAACAACATGGCCGACAAGATCTCCCGCCAGATCAACCAGCTCGAGGAGTACGGGGACCTGCAGCGGCAGTTCACTTCGGACGTCTCCCACGAGCTGCGCACGCCGTTGACCACGGTGCGCATGGCAGCGGACATGATAGCGGCGGACCAGGACAGTCTCGCGCCGCACGCGAGGCGGGCCACTCAGCTCATGACCCGGGAGCTCGACCGCTTCGAGGCCCTCCTCGGAGACCTGTTGGAGATCTCGCGGCACGATGCCGGGGTGGCAGACCTCTCCCCGGCGCAGCTCGACGCGCGCACCCCGATCCTCTCCGCCTGGGAGCAGACGAGGTACCTCGCCGAGCAGCTCGATGTCCCAGTCGAGCTCGACCTGCCGGAGGAGCCGGTGATGATCGAGGGCGATTCCCGCCGCATCGAGCGCATCGTGCGCAACCTCCTCGCCAACGCGGTCGACCACTCGGAGGGCAACCCGGTCGTGGTGGAGCTCTCGCAAAACGACGAGGCCGTGGCCGTGACCGTGACCGACCACGGGGTGGGACTCAAGCCGGGGCAGGAGGAGCTCGTGTTCAACCGTTTCTGGCGGGCAGATAAGTCCCGCAAGCGCCACTCCGGCGGCACCGGGCTCGGCTTGGCCATCGCCCGGGAGGACGCCTTGCTGCACAAGGGGACCTTGGATGCGGCGGGGACTCCCGACGTTGGCTCACAGTTTCGTCTTGTCGTCCCCCGCGATCCCCGCGTGGGGTATTCCACGGCCCCCGTCGACGTGGTGGCGCCGACGCACAAGGGAAGCGAGGTCTAGCAGATGGGGCAGGTAGGGGCCAGGATCGTGCTTGTCGCTGCGGCCGTTGCGGCGGGGCTCGTGATGGGGTCGTGCGCGGCGCTGCCGACGGATTCGGAGCCG
Coding sequences within it:
- a CDS encoding DUF3499 domain-containing protein, with the protein product MNTFRRCCRPGCGRPAVATLIYAYADSTAVVGPLAPVAEPHSWDLCEHHAANISAPVGWDMVRVEHVDIDDEELEQLDDDDLTALAEAVREAGRVTTGLVDAGEDPIEYAANHDFGDPSTSNHPVHRTKRIEGQVAAAKAARRSHLRVVPDPEPEAQRERGEEG
- a CDS encoding metallopeptidase family protein, with product MSKADPLHIRPARDRRARGPRGPLLPIGVPRYRSRSMAFDQLVLESYAPLHNSYPDQLSGVDLAVDTIPRMRLRPDSIIPDDIVADGPVPLGRVLAAGVDRYGSPTRARIVVFRAPIEHRAKTATERSELLTWVLTALVAYHLNLDPRDIDPDFGL
- a CDS encoding glycosyltransferase family 2 protein translates to MVTTRDAPLAVITVTFSPGRHLDALARSLPEACSRPFIVVCADNGSTDGAPEALAAGREDVEVLRTGGNIGYGAAINAAARWLEGRRHAGEIDGEYFLITNPDVRFLPGSIDELAACLRRRPEAGAVGPRIEEEDGRAYPSAREVPGLFTGIGHALLSGLWPSNPFSAAYRAERDMDTERVAGWLSGSCLMVRWDAFDAVGGFDERYFMYLEDVDFGDRLTRAGWRNVYCPSAVIHHDQGHVAGRHARVTVPAHHASAYRFQADRHPAWWQAPLRGALWLGLRARAALELAKGT
- a CDS encoding dTMP kinase, which translates into the protein MIIAVEGIDGAGKNTLVEAVTAALGAQSLAFPRYEVSLHAQLARDALAGRMGDLVGSAHGMATLFALDRHGAKPLLDAFVGAPDKLIVLDRYVASNAAYTAARTGSDSAFGWVEELEFGRLGLPRPDLHVLVDTSPAEAKERVRKRAAHDASREPDRYERDAALQVATFAAYERLSASGWAGRWLRSAQPDAIIQAVEDLRLRSRNDPQNPRR
- the mtrB gene encoding MtrAB system histidine kinase MtrB; the protein is MNTNRVRRARERAAEAWRTSLQVRFVGTVLIVSTVVMIVLGFSLASVVTQRVTMAKADLAATEIERARLIAEEQIDGSGSAGSTQTRLNSARAVLGQRSQQDSDLVAVYEPILLLENADGSLTTSPEGYEIPERLRRFVTEGNVAYQFHEAHRADGSTYKALIVGTPTNSDIPGLQVYLVMSMEGEASTLALMRGMLVSAILVVVVLLVGIAWLASQQIVAPVRSASRTAERFAAGHLRERMPVDGEDEMAVLALSFNNMADKISRQINQLEEYGDLQRQFTSDVSHELRTPLTTVRMAADMIAADQDSLAPHARRATQLMTRELDRFEALLGDLLEISRHDAGVADLSPAQLDARTPILSAWEQTRYLAEQLDVPVELDLPEEPVMIEGDSRRIERIVRNLLANAVDHSEGNPVVVELSQNDEAVAVTVTDHGVGLKPGQEELVFNRFWRADKSRKRHSGGTGLGLAIAREDALLHKGTLDAAGTPDVGSQFRLVVPRDPRVGYSTAPVDVVAPTHKGSEV
- a CDS encoding sugar phosphate nucleotidyltransferase gives rise to the protein MSDPAHTDAVILVGGRGTRLRPLTVSTPKPMLPTAGVPFLGHLLARIREAGMRHVVLGTSFRAEVFESYFGDGSEWGLEIEYVVEEEALGTGGAIRNVAPKLRFDTAMVFNGDVLSGANLSDILHTHAEKDADVTLHLVRVPDPRAFGCVPTDGDGNVLEFLEKTPDPPTDQINAGCYVFKRSVIDQIPAGRVVSVERETFPGLLSAGARIVGHVDTTYWRDMGRPDDFVQGSSDLVRGIAYSPLLVGKTGEALVDDSAGVAGGVILMGGTTVGRGCDIGAGCRVDDSVIFDGVTIEPGAVVRGSIIAAGVRIGANARIFGCVIGEGAQIGARCELQGGMRVWPGVDIPDSGIRFSPDA
- the mtrA gene encoding MtrAB system response regulator MtrA, translated to MTPRILVVDDDPAINEMLTIVLEAEGFECKPVTDGAEAIGAFESYDPDVILLDLMLPGMNGVDICREIRKVSAVPIVMLTAKTDTVDVVLGLESGADDYITKPFKPKELIARIRARLRRTDSEPSEVLTIGDLTIDVPQHMVTRAGEEIALTPLEFDLLLEMARKPNQVHAREELLETVWGYRNASDTRLVNVHVQRLRSKIEHDPENPEIILTVRGVGYKTGKPGA
- the ahcY gene encoding adenosylhomocysteinase; amino-acid sequence: MSNASAVSDYKVADITLFEAGRKQIELAEYEMPGLMQLRREYGADKPLAGARISGSIHMTTQTAVLIETLVELGAQVRWSSCNIFSTEDAAAAAVVVGKHGTPENPQGVPVFAWKGETLEEYWWCVNQIFSWGEGIYPNMILDDGGDATMAVIKGLEFEKAGAVPQAQPGDSDEQVAFYAMLAETLERDAAKWTRTAAEVKGVTEETTTGVHRLYHFAREGVLPFPAMNVNDAVTKSKFDNRYGTRHSVIDGINRGTDMLIAGKRALVCGYGDVGKGVAEALSGQGAIVSVTEIDPINALQALMDGYSVVTVDEAIAQADFIITATGNLGIITFEDMLKMKDHAVLGNIGHFDNEIDMHSLLHRDDVSRTQIKPQVDLFHLPSGNSIIVLSEGRLLNLGNATGHPSFVMSNSFADQTIAQIELYTNSAKYGNEVYRLPKHLDEKVARIHVEALGGRLTELTKEQAEYIGVDVAGPYKPEHYRY
- a CDS encoding WhiB family transcriptional regulator; protein product: MTLDELFGTVEQEWQDQALCAQTDPEAFFPEKGGSTREAKRICQACAVRDECLEYALEHDERFGIWGGLSDRERRRLKKQIG
- a CDS encoding phosphomannomutase/phosphoglucomutase; this encodes MAIQHTTSSLRSVIKAYDIRGVVGTDIDEEFISVVGAAYAHILREEGERRIAVGYDMRPSSPQLAAAFCRGATSQGLDVIELGLTSTDELYYASGSLSCAGAMFTASHNPAQYNGIKLCRAGAKPVSTETGLAEIARMVIDGVPGWDGEVGGVDKRDVLEDYAAFLRELAPLPQRRLVVAVDAANGMAGLTVPTVLDGLDVRPLYFELDGTFPNHEANPLDPENLEDLQKFVVEQGADIGLAFDGDADRCFVVDEKGNPISPSAVTALVATRTLASHPGATIIHNAITSRAVPEIIEENGGTAVRTRVGHSYIKAHMAQTGALFGGEHSAHYYFAEFYNADSGLLAALHVLAALAEQDQPLSQMMGSYDRYCASGEINSHVSDQEAATKRVVAAFEDRAVDIDRLDGVTITLGENPPVWFNVRASNTEPLLRLNAEAPTQGEVASLVEEVLSVIRA
- a CDS encoding DUF4259 domain-containing protein, with the translated sequence MSTWDRFILTEEANVDFLDDLNDLEPEEAVQAVRDAVLLAAGETTPTGEELANGRAAATIAAMWAGAPFSAGDVVDSYPFIREVDAEVDEKLAEAAAGLLEAVEGDDEDFADIDQFIEALS